Sequence from the Acidobacteriota bacterium genome:
TTGGTGGCACCGGCCTTGAGAGCCACGGCCATTCCCTGGATGATTTCGCCCGCCTCGTGGCCGACCATGTGGACGCCGAGCACCGTGTCGGTTTTTCTGTCGACAACCAGCTTCATCATCGTCTTCTCGTTACGGCCTGACATCGTGTGGACCATCGGCCGGAAGATGGAACGGTAGATCTCCACATCGAATCCCGCTTCGCGAGCTTCGGCTTCGGTCAGCCCGACCGTGCCGACGGCGGGCTGGCTGAAAACGGCCGACGGTACGTTGGTGTAGTCGACGATAGTCGGGTTGTCGTTGAAGAGGGTTTCCGCGATCGCCATGCCTTCGGCGAGGGCGACGGGGGTGAGGGCGATGCGGTCGATGCAGTCGCCGATGGCATGGATCCCGGAGACCGACGACTCCATATATTCGTTGGCGACCACCGCACCGCGTTCGCTGAGGTGTACGCCGAGAGCCTCGAGCCCGAGCCCGGCGGTGTTGGGAACGCGTCCGATCGCGCACAGGAGTTGGTCGGCCTCTTCCGCCTCGCCGGTGTTGAAGTGGACCGCGTATCGATTTCCTCTGCACTCGATGCGATCGACGGTGCTGTTGAATCTCAGATCGATGCCTCGCTTCCGCATCTCTTCCGCAAGGGTCGTCCGGATGTCGTCGTCGAAGCCGCGCAGGAAGACCGGTCCGCGGTAAACCAGCATGACCTCGGTCCCGAGCCCGTTGAATATCCCGGCGAACTCGACCGCAATGTAGCCGCCTCCCATGATGATGATTTTCTGTGGCTGTTCCTCGAGCTGGAAGACCTCGGCGGAGGTGATGCCGAGCTCCGCGCCCGGGATTGGTGGTATGAAGGGTCGGCTGCCAGTCGCGATGAGAATCTTTTCGGCTGTAAATGTCTCGTCACCGACCTCGACCGTGTTGGCATCACGCAGCCGTGCCCTGCCCTCGACGATCTTCACCCCGGAGCCCTCGAGCAACCCGCGGTAGATCCCGTTGAGCCTTTCGATCTCGCGGTTCTTGTTGGCGATCAAGGTCGCCCAGTCGAAGTCCGATGTCGGTACCGTCCAGCCGAAACCGGTCGCGTCCTCCGCTGTGGCCGAAAAAGCCGATGCGTACACCATCAACTTTTTCGGCACGCAGCCGAGGTTGACGCACGTGCCGCCGAGGCGCGACGTCTCGGCCACAGCAACCCGGGCACCGTAACCCGCCGAAAACCTGGCCGCACGAACACCGCCGGAGCCGGCGCCGATGACGAATAAGTCAAAGTCGTAGCTGTTCATTGCTCTTATCCTACAGGCAGCACCGTCGAGGATGGGTGCGCGGGCTTAGTTTTGAGTTTTGAGGTATGAGTTTTGAGTTTCCACGCATCACTCCCGTTTTTCCAAGGGTGAGGAAGGGGCAACTCAAAACTCAAAACTCAAAAGTGAGAACTCAAGGCTCCGGTTGTCACTGCTTCACCAGCTCGAGCGCGATGTCGACCTCGACGTCGTCCCCGAGGACGAATCCGCCGGTATCGAGTGCGCGGTTCCAGGAGACGCCGTAATCCTTGCGGTTGACCGTGGTGCTGAGCTCGTATCCCGCCCGCACGCCGCCCATCGCCTCGATTTCACCGAGGAAGTCCACCATCAGAGTAACGTCCCTGCTCACGCCACGCATGGTCAGCGTCCCTGCAACCGCGAATGTGTCGTCGTCCACCCTGGTGATCTTCGAGCTTTTGAACGTGATCTCCGGGTAGGTCTCGACATCGAAGAAATCAGCGGAGCGCAGGTGTTGGTCGCGTTTTTCGTTCTTGGTATCGATGCTCGCCGTCGTGATTTTGAAGTCGACGCTGCTCCGGTCGAGGTTTTCGAAGTCAACCACGAAGGTGCCGTTGAAGTCCTTGAAATCGCCGCTGACCTTGGAAACCAGGTGGCGGACCTTGAAGCCGACGTTCGAGTGAACGGTGTCGATTTCATACGTTCCTTGTGCCGTGGCGGTTCCGAAGCCGAGTGCGAGCGCGAGGGTTGTGAAGATTACCGTCTTTCGCATGTGATTCCTCCAGCAAAAATATGCGTTCTGTATTTCGCTCCTTGTTCGAACGGGTTACCACGGTGGATCATTCCGGGATATGCAAAGGTTTCTTCACGTGGATGCGTGTACCATCTGCCAATGCGGCATCGTTTGTGGCACCATCGCGGTCGTTCGCCGAGCGCAAATGGCACATGTAGAGAGGAATTACCGCGACTCAGGCGCGTGAGACCGCACGACGGACCAGCTGTGGCAGGAAACTTGCTAGGGTAGGCATGTGCGACGAGATCGAAGCACATTTCGCAGAGCACTCGAGATATCGCTGTTGCTCCATTTGCTGTTGGTCTTTTTGGTGGCGCCGCAGGTCGAACAACTGTGGCCGACGTCGGACGCTGCAGCAGTACAACTGACGCCCGAGGCGGCGCTGGATGAGCAGCCTCCTCTCGAGTTCGAGTTTGTCGATCTCGCAGAGGAGCGCGAGGAAGAGCCGGTGTCGGACCGGGTACCGCTGTCCGACCTCGACCGACGCGCCCACGGTGGCGAGGGCGAAGCGGCATCACGTCCCAGCGTGCAGGGCAACACACCACAACTGGTGGAAGCTGACGGGGGACAACAGTTCGGCGCGGGATCTCCGCCGCAGAGGCAAGGCGAGCAGGTCCCGCGGGTGCCGCCGCCAGATCGGTCCCGGGAAGAGCCGATCGAGCGCCCGACCGAGGATCGACAGCCCGAACCCGATACGGAAGGCGCTGGCGAAGAGGTGCCGGAGCCCGAGCAACAGCAACCGTCCATCAAGCTGCCACCTCCCGGGGCCTGGGCTCTCCCACCGGAGGAGGGTGGGCTTTTCGAGAGACCCGACACGGAGGGCGGACAGGTAGACGCCGGCGGACTATCCTTCGATACCCAGTGGTACGACTGGGGACCTTATGCCAAGGCCATGTTGGCCAAGATTCGCCGTCACTGGCGCATTCCGGAGATTGCCAGGCTTGGCGTGCAGGGGGTGGTCAAAATTCGCTTCTTTATCGAGCGCGACGGAACTGTCACCGGTCTGCAGATCGTCGATGAGTCCGGCAAGCCGCCGATGGACTTCGCGGCGCGCGACGCCATATTCGGTTCGTCACCCTTCGAACCCCTCCCGTCGGACCTGACGGGGGTCGATCGCGAGGGTGTTACCATCACCTTCTTCTACAATTCCCGTCCACGGGATTGACAATGATGCACTACGGATAGGAGCACTGAGTGGTCGACATTTTGATATCAGGCGGACCCGTGATGATCCCGCTCGGCATTCTGTCGCTGGTGGCACTCGCCATCATCATCGAGCGACTGTGGGTGCTGAGACGGAGCAACTTTCTCGAAAATTCGACAGTACAGACATTGTCAGGCCTGCTCGCGAGCGGCAGGTACGATGCCGCGGTCGAATTCTGTCGGCGTCACCCGGGGCCGTTCACTGATCTCGTTTCCGCATTGGTGGAAAACCGTCACGCGCCGTACGAGGAGCTCAAAGAGATCCTCGAGGATACCGGTCGCCTGCAGCTGATGGGCCTTCAGCGGGGACTTCCGGCGCTCGCGACGATCGTCGCGGGAGCGCCGCTGCTCGGTCTTCTAGGCACCGTGATCGGGATGATCAAGATCTTCAGCGTCGTGGCGACGGCAGGCTCGGGCATTACCGAACAGCTCTCGTCGGGCATCTCGCAGGCGCTGATCACCACAGCCACAGGCCTGGTAATCGCCATCCCGGCCCTCTTCACCCACTCCTACCTCGAGTCGAGGGCGGTCTCGATCCTGTCGGATATCGAGGCGCAGATCCTCGACTTCCTGCACCTCGTCCGCGAACATCCGACGGACGACGCCGAGGAAGACTGATGCGTCTCGCCCCCCTTCGCGGACGGCGCAAGCCCGAGGTCCAGATGTCGCCACTGATCGACGTCATCTTCCTGCTGTTGATCTTCTATGCGGTGACCACACAGTTCGTCAGTGACGAAAGGCTCAAGCTCAAGCTGCCCGAAGCCGAGACCGCCGAGAGTGTCGGCATCAATCGCGAGGAACGCCCGCCCGAAGTCAAGGTGGCGGTCGACGGGACGATCTGGATCAACGATCGAATCGTGCCGGAATCGGACCTCGAATCACGGATACGGCAGCTGGTCGAACGCGCTCCGGACGAGGGCATTATTCTGAAGGGCGATCAGGGAGCCGATTACGGCATCGTCGTCCACGTCCTCGATGTCGCCCGCAAGGTCGGCGCCAAAGGAATTCAGATGAGCGCGGACCGACCACCCGAGCAGCAATAATTTTGAATTCTCAATTTTGAATTTAGAATTCCCATCGCCCACCCCCGTGCTCTGGGAGGTTGGGCGGCAACTCTCCGACAACAGCGCACCGTGGCCGTAGCTGAGGGGGTCGCCTCGAGGGCGCGTGGAAAGCGTACGGCCACGCGCTGATGGCGGCGAGTCACGACGCCCGCAGAGCGTCAGTAATTCAAAATTGAGAATTCAAAATTGAAAATTCGACCTGCCAGCGTACACGTCATACAGCTCCCGCAAGCATGATCTGATGTTGCCCCCGTGGCGGTGGAAGAGCTGGCCGAGGTGCGGCTCGAGTGCTTGCGCTTCAGTGGGGGCGAGCTCCGAAACGAGATCGGAGAGTACGGCGAGGTCCGGGCGGCACTCGATCAGCGTCGGCAACCGTCCAGGCCGGTGCATCGTCGCAACGAGATATGCCGCGGCACGTGTGGTGCGGAGGAGTCTTTTCCAGGCGACGACACCGAGGCGCTCACCTCCGTCGATGAACACCGTGTGGCGTGCGGTCACCGGTGTCGGCAGTCGGTGTTTTGTCTGCTGCCACGGGCGGGGGCAGCTCCCGTCGAGCTGCACCACCACCTGTTTACCGGGAAGGGCCGACGCGAGCTCCTCGAGGAGGGTTGATTTCCCGCTGCCCTTCGGGCCGACAATCAAGCCGCGTCCCCCGATTTCTTCGAGCCTCTCGAACAATCCAACCAGGCTCGTGCCGTCGGCTCGGTAGACGAGGCGTTCGATGCGGTGGCTGGCGAACGGGTTGTCCGCAGGCCGTTCCCGGGCCGTGACCCGTGCACTCATCTGAGATCGACCTCGACCGGCTGCGGCCCGATCTGCAGATCGAGCCGTTCGGTCTCACCGCCCGGCAGGGCGATGAGCTCGACGGCCCAGGCGAGCGTGACCAGCTTTCCAGAAAAGGAGTACGGCCCCTCGGGCACGAGAAAGGAGAAATCGCGGTGCCCGGATCGCTCGGGCATGTCGACCCGGATAGAGCGCACGATTCCGACGTCCTGGGTGCCTTTACCGGCGGTGTACCAGAAGAGCCGGATCTCGATCGCCTCGGCATCCTCGTCGAGATGCCAGGTTGCCCGGCCTTCCAGGAGTCCACCCGGTTTGAACCAGGTGCCGCCGCCGGAGGTGTGCAGCGTGAGCATCAGGTGACATCTCCGGCACGCTGAGGGCGGATCTGGATCGCGAAGTTCTGGTCGACGTCGGGCCATCGACCGATTTCGCCCTCGATCGTGAACTCCCAGACGATCTTGTTCGACGTGGCCTCGAAGCTGTGCATGGTGTCGGCGGGTATGGTGAATTCCGCCGTGCCCCGGGGGATCTCCCAGTCGTTGACGGTATTGACGAGGTCATACGATGCGAAGACCTCCTCTTCGGTGATGGTGTCCGTGCCGCGGCGATAGGTCGCCTCTTCGTGGCCCTCGAGAGAAACCCGCAGGTGCTCGATGCGGGTGGCGCGTCCGGCAAATTGCCACTCGAGGTGGATGCTGTCGCCGAGCCTGGGGTTGCCGGGGGTCAGGGTCACCCGCGGGCGCGGGTTGGCGAGGGCCAGCAGGGAGTGAACGATGAACCCCACCGAGGCGAGCCCGACGAGTACGAAAGGAACCAGGAAGATGGTCAGGAACCAGTCTGGATGCCCACTGTCCCACGTCTTCCAGGCTTGCCAGACAAATACCGAAACAAGCCCGTTCCAGATAATGGAAAAAAACACCGCGCCCGCGGCCTTGCCCACCGGTCCGACATCCGGTTCCAGGAGCAGCGATCCGTCAGCCTCGGCGGGGATTTCCGGAACGAACTCCTGGGATGCCTGCTGGCGGCGGCTCATTCTCCAGCCGTGCCCGGCAACCGCCAGGCCGGCGACGATGAAGACCAGTGGAAGCAGGCCCAGCAGGAATTTCGGGTGAACCTCCCGGTCGAGGACCGAGTGGTTTGGCGAACGGGGATCGACCCAGCAGACAGCCGCGGCGCCTTCCGGGAATCGCTCGAGGGTTTCCCGGGCGCTATCGGCGCCGGAAGAGAGGGAGCCAAAGAAATCGACCCGGTTAGAGCGCCAGCTTTGGCCGCCGGCCCGGTACTCGTAGAGTATGTCGGCTCGGTACGATGTCCCGTCGTCGGTGGACCAAGATCGCATGCGCGAACCGACGATGGTGCAGGGTGTCGAATCCCAGGTCGCCGATCGTGCCAGCCGCAACGCCGGCAGGCCCGCGAGTGGTATGAAAACCGCACACCCCACGACCACGAAGATGAGTCCGAAAACGACCAGGAACAGGTAACCCCGCCGCGACGGAGCGTTCTGCGAGATCGACTCGATGGTCGTGTCGCCGTCGGATACGGAACTCCGCCAGACGGCGTAGAGACCTCCGCCACCAATGGCGACGAAAATGAGCGGGAAGAACACAACGAATGCAATCCACGGAATCTGCTGCTCGAGGACTGCGGTGGACGGATCATCCGGATTCACCCGGCAGGTCGTCACCGTGTCTGGAGGATACTCTGCCGCGTAGTCCCGCGCTTCGTCGTAGCTCGAGGTGCCGTCGTCTCCCCGCGTCAGGTCGTCGTTTTCGTAGGTTCGGCCGGCTGCTTCATAACGGAAACGAACCACCGGTCGGTAGGGCTGGCTGTCATCGCCCGTCTCTCCGACCTCCGACGAGAGGATCGTGCAGTCGACCTCGGGCCACGACCACGGGGCGAGTTGGCGGATGGTTTCTCCGAGGATGAAGACCGTGAAAAGCGTGCCCATCAGGAAAAAGATGCCGAAGAAGAGCGTGCCGAAGCCCTTGCCGGCGCAACCGGTTCCTGATCCCGACGAACTGTTGAAGGACATCTTCATCGAGAGAAATCCTCTATCGATTGTAACCGTGGGGTGTTTTCGAATGAGGAATTAGAAATGAGGAATCCCGTCCGCCCCCTCGGACCACCGAGGGGGATGATGTGGAACTCAAAACTCAAAACTCAAGAATCAAAACTCAAGACTCAAAACTCAAGACTCAAAACTCAAAACTCAAAACTCAAAACTCAAAACTCAAAACTGCCTTGGGGGGGGTAGGCGGGAAGTCCGAAATTCGAAATTCGAAATTCGAAATCAAGTAGGTCTATTCGTTCGCGTGCTCGATGCCGGTGCCCATCAGGGTCGCGATGTGGTCATCCGAGAGGCTGTAATACACCATCCGTCCCTCGCGTCGTGCGCGCACCAGATCGCGGTCACGCAGAAGGCGAAGTTGGTGACTGACGGCGGATACAGAAAGCTCGGCCAGTGCGGCGAGATCGCAGACACAGAGCTCCTCGGTAAGCGAAAGCGCGTGCAGAATTCTGAGGCGGGTCGGGTCCGAAAGGGCAGAAAACAGACGGCTCACGCGCTCCACCGTTTGTTCGGGCAACGCTCTCTGCTGGACAAAGGCCACCTTCTCGGGGTCGATCTCGTTGATGCTGCAAAGATTCGTCGTAAAGTCTGTTTCGTTCATGGGAAGCATTCTCACCCATCTCACTGTGAACGTCAATCTGCGGCATCCGGCTTCGTCCGCCGGACGATGCCGGGACGCGAAGGGTTCAGCCAGCCCCGAAGGGGCGAGAGATGCTTAGCCTGGGGCGTCAGCCCCAGGGTCGTCATGAAAAAATGGGAACAGCCCCCGAAGGGGGCGGCCGATTCCCATCTGCGGTGTGAGCCGCAGACATTTCGTTGGAGTTATTCTGTCGCCGCTCCGCGGCTCTTGCCTCTCAGGCGGTCACCGCTTTGTGGCCGTAGAAGATCACGCCGGCCTCGCCGTCCCAGGAAACACGCCGGAACTCGAGGCGCACCTTCATGCCGATCTCGAGGTCGGAAGGATCGGCGAGATCGCCGACCTGGACCATCACGCGAAGTCCCTCCATCAGTTCAACGAGCGCGATCGGCAGCGGAGTCTGCTCGGTGAAGCCTGCCGGCGGAACGCGAACGACGGTGTAGGTCACGACCGTGCCCTCGCGGGGAAGCGTGATCGTCTCGAAGGTAGAGGCGCCGCATTTCGGGCAGACCACTCTGGGCGGATAGAGGATCTTGCCGCACACCGTGCATTTGGCGGCCTCGAGCCGATACCGCTGTGGGTACTCACGCCATGCGCGTGCCGGAGAATCCATCAGGCCACCTCCATGATGTGAACGATCGAGCTGCCGCCGGAGCCGCCCATGTTCTGCGCGAGCCCGACCTCGGCTCCTTCGACCTGTCGCTGTCCGGCTTCGCCACGAAGTTGGCTGACGATCTCGATCGCCTGCGCCACGCCGGTGGCGCCTACCGGATGGCCCTTCGACTTGAGGCCACCGGATGTATTGACCGGTATCTTCCCCTGCAGCGACGTCAGGCCGTTTTCGGCCGCAGGACCGCCCTCGCCCCGCTCGAAGAGCCCGATCGCCTCGGTCGTCATGACCTCGGCGATAGTGAAGCAGTCGTGCACCTCGACCACGTGCAGGTCGTTGGGCTGCCGGCCGGCCATCTCGTAGGCACGCTCTGCGGCCTTACGTACCGCGCCGAGCTCGGACAGGTCTTCCCGGTTGGCGAGCGTGATGGCGTCGGTTGCAAGGCCCGACCCGGTGATCTTCACGACCGGCCGGTCGCCGGCGAGCTCTTTGGCGCGCTCGACCGTCGTCAGAACCATTGCAGCGGCGCCGTCCGTCACTGGCGAGCAATCGAGAAGACGCAGCGGATCGGCAACCATTGTCGACGCCAGGACGTCCTCGATCGATACCTTGAGGTGGTATTGAGCGTGCGGGTTGAGAAGCCCGTTGGCGTGGTTTTTCACCGCCACCGCTGCCAGCTGCTCGGATGTCGTACCAAAGCGTTGCATGTGGATCTGCGCCAGCATGGCGTAGAGGCCCGGGAATGTGATCCCGTGGAACCCCTCCCATTCCTGGTCGGCGGCAGTCCCGAGCGCGTAGGTCGCATCGGCTCCATCGACATCGGTCATTTTCTCGACCCCGGTCACCAGGACGGTGTCCGAAAGTCCCGAGGCGACTTCAGCGAAACCGGTGCGAAGGGCCAGGCCGCCGGATGCGCACGCCGATTCGACCCGAGCGGCCGGCACGCCAGCCATGCCGAGCTCATCGGCGAGCAGGGACGCGAGGTGCTCCTGCCCGACGAAGAGGCCGGGGGCCATGCACCCGACGGTGATGAGGTCGACCTCGCCTACACCTGCGTCGGTCAGCGCCGCGAGGGCGGATTCCGCCCAGATCGTACGGAGAGATTTTTCCCACAGTTCTCCGAAGTCTCCCATTCCGATTCCAACAACGGCTACATCGCGCATCGCCACCTCCTCACTCGGCCATGCGGATCTTGCCGCGGAGCTTGGCATACG
This genomic interval carries:
- a CDS encoding DUF3592 domain-containing protein; this translates as MKMSFNSSSGSGTGCAGKGFGTLFFGIFFLMGTLFTVFILGETIRQLAPWSWPEVDCTILSSEVGETGDDSQPYRPVVRFRYEAAGRTYENDDLTRGDDGTSSYDEARDYAAEYPPDTVTTCRVNPDDPSTAVLEQQIPWIAFVVFFPLIFVAIGGGGLYAVWRSSVSDGDTTIESISQNAPSRRGYLFLVVFGLIFVVVGCAVFIPLAGLPALRLARSATWDSTPCTIVGSRMRSWSTDDGTSYRADILYEYRAGGQSWRSNRVDFFGSLSSGADSARETLERFPEGAAAVCWVDPRSPNHSVLDREVHPKFLLGLLPLVFIVAGLAVAGHGWRMSRRQQASQEFVPEIPAEADGSLLLEPDVGPVGKAAGAVFFSIIWNGLVSVFVWQAWKTWDSGHPDWFLTIFLVPFVLVGLASVGFIVHSLLALANPRPRVTLTPGNPRLGDSIHLEWQFAGRATRIEHLRVSLEGHEEATYRRGTDTITEEEVFASYDLVNTVNDWEIPRGTAEFTIPADTMHSFEATSNKIVWEFTIEGEIGRWPDVDQNFAIQIRPQRAGDVT
- a CDS encoding thiolase domain-containing protein — protein: MRDVAVVGIGMGDFGELWEKSLRTIWAESALAALTDAGVGEVDLITVGCMAPGLFVGQEHLASLLADELGMAGVPAARVESACASGGLALRTGFAEVASGLSDTVLVTGVEKMTDVDGADATYALGTAADQEWEGFHGITFPGLYAMLAQIHMQRFGTTSEQLAAVAVKNHANGLLNPHAQYHLKVSIEDVLASTMVADPLRLLDCSPVTDGAAAMVLTTVERAKELAGDRPVVKITGSGLATDAITLANREDLSELGAVRKAAERAYEMAGRQPNDLHVVEVHDCFTIAEVMTTEAIGLFERGEGGPAAENGLTSLQGKIPVNTSGGLKSKGHPVGATGVAQAIEIVSQLRGEAGQRQVEGAEVGLAQNMGGSGGSSIVHIMEVA
- a CDS encoding Zn-ribbon domain-containing OB-fold protein, with amino-acid sequence MDSPARAWREYPQRYRLEAAKCTVCGKILYPPRVVCPKCGASTFETITLPREGTVVTYTVVRVPPAGFTEQTPLPIALVELMEGLRVMVQVGDLADPSDLEIGMKVRLEFRRVSWDGEAGVIFYGHKAVTA
- a CDS encoding YceI family protein; its protein translation is MRKTVIFTTLALALGFGTATAQGTYEIDTVHSNVGFKVRHLVSKVSGDFKDFNGTFVVDFENLDRSSVDFKITTASIDTKNEKRDQHLRSADFFDVETYPEITFKSSKITRVDDDTFAVAGTLTMRGVSRDVTLMVDFLGEIEAMGGVRAGYELSTTVNRKDYGVSWNRALDTGGFVLGDDVEVDIALELVKQ
- a CDS encoding TonB family protein; its protein translation is MRRDRSTFRRALEISLLLHLLLVFLVAPQVEQLWPTSDAAAVQLTPEAALDEQPPLEFEFVDLAEEREEEPVSDRVPLSDLDRRAHGGEGEAASRPSVQGNTPQLVEADGGQQFGAGSPPQRQGEQVPRVPPPDRSREEPIERPTEDRQPEPDTEGAGEEVPEPEQQQPSIKLPPPGAWALPPEEGGLFERPDTEGGQVDAGGLSFDTQWYDWGPYAKAMLAKIRRHWRIPEIARLGVQGVVKIRFFIERDGTVTGLQIVDESGKPPMDFAARDAIFGSSPFEPLPSDLTGVDREGVTITFFYNSRPRD
- a CDS encoding biopolymer transporter ExbD; the protein is MRLAPLRGRRKPEVQMSPLIDVIFLLLIFYAVTTQFVSDERLKLKLPEAETAESVGINREERPPEVKVAVDGTIWINDRIVPESDLESRIRQLVERAPDEGIILKGDQGADYGIVVHVLDVARKVGAKGIQMSADRPPEQQ
- the gor gene encoding glutathione-disulfide reductase — its product is MNSYDFDLFVIGAGSGGVRAARFSAGYGARVAVAETSRLGGTCVNLGCVPKKLMVYASAFSATAEDATGFGWTVPTSDFDWATLIANKNREIERLNGIYRGLLEGSGVKIVEGRARLRDANTVEVGDETFTAEKILIATGSRPFIPPIPGAELGITSAEVFQLEEQPQKIIIMGGGYIAVEFAGIFNGLGTEVMLVYRGPVFLRGFDDDIRTTLAEEMRKRGIDLRFNSTVDRIECRGNRYAVHFNTGEAEEADQLLCAIGRVPNTAGLGLEALGVHLSERGAVVANEYMESSVSGIHAIGDCIDRIALTPVALAEGMAIAETLFNDNPTIVDYTNVPSAVFSQPAVGTVGLTEAEAREAGFDVEIYRSIFRPMVHTMSGRNEKTMMKLVVDRKTDTVLGVHMVGHEAGEIIQGMAVALKAGATKATFDRTIGIHPTAAEEFVTMRTPVEF
- a CDS encoding MotA/TolQ/ExbB proton channel family protein, giving the protein MVDILISGGPVMIPLGILSLVALAIIIERLWVLRRSNFLENSTVQTLSGLLASGRYDAAVEFCRRHPGPFTDLVSALVENRHAPYEELKEILEDTGRLQLMGLQRGLPALATIVAGAPLLGLLGTVIGMIKIFSVVATAGSGITEQLSSGISQALITTATGLVIAIPALFTHSYLESRAVSILSDIEAQILDFLHLVREHPTDDAEED
- a CDS encoding metalloregulator ArsR/SmtB family transcription factor, with product MNETDFTTNLCSINEIDPEKVAFVQQRALPEQTVERVSRLFSALSDPTRLRILHALSLTEELCVCDLAALAELSVSAVSHQLRLLRDRDLVRARREGRMVYYSLSDDHIATLMGTGIEHANE